A genomic region of Alistipes megaguti contains the following coding sequences:
- the ald gene encoding alanine dehydrogenase, whose product MIVGIPKEIKNNENRVALTPAGAQELVKRGHKVYVQATAGENSGFADSAYTAVGAELLPTIEDVYATAEMIVKVKEPIAPEYKLIRRDQLVFTYFHFASSEALTHAMIDSGAVCCAYETVERADRSLPLLIPMSEVAGRMAAQEGCYFLEKPRGGKGVLLGGVPGVKPAKVFVIGGGVVGTAAARTAAGTGADVTICDISLQRLTYLADVMPKNVKTLMSSEYNIREELRHADLVIGSVLIPGAKAPKLVTRDMLKLMEPGTVMVDVAIDQGGCFETSRPTTHEDPVYYVDGILHYCVANIPGAVPRTSTLALTNATLPYVLQLADKGWQRAARENAELALGLNVVSGKVVYRPVAEAWGLSYEPLSL is encoded by the coding sequence ATGATTGTCGGTATTCCAAAAGAGATCAAGAACAACGAGAACCGCGTTGCTCTGACCCCGGCGGGCGCCCAGGAGCTCGTCAAGCGGGGACACAAGGTGTATGTGCAGGCTACGGCCGGAGAGAACAGCGGATTTGCCGACTCGGCCTATACGGCTGTCGGGGCGGAGCTTCTGCCCACGATCGAGGATGTCTACGCCACGGCGGAGATGATCGTGAAGGTCAAGGAGCCGATTGCCCCGGAGTACAAACTCATCCGTCGCGACCAGCTGGTCTTCACCTATTTTCACTTTGCGAGCAGCGAGGCGCTGACCCATGCGATGATCGACAGCGGAGCCGTGTGCTGCGCCTATGAGACGGTCGAGCGTGCGGACCGGTCGCTGCCGCTGCTGATTCCGATGTCGGAGGTTGCCGGGCGCATGGCGGCACAGGAGGGGTGTTATTTTCTGGAGAAGCCGCGTGGAGGCAAGGGCGTACTGCTGGGCGGTGTTCCGGGCGTGAAGCCGGCGAAGGTCTTCGTGATCGGAGGGGGTGTTGTCGGGACGGCTGCGGCGCGTACGGCGGCGGGCACGGGAGCCGACGTGACGATCTGCGACATTTCGCTGCAGCGCCTGACCTATCTGGCCGACGTGATGCCGAAGAACGTCAAGACGCTCATGTCGTCGGAGTATAACATCCGCGAGGAGCTGCGTCATGCCGATCTGGTGATCGGTTCGGTTTTGATTCCTGGGGCGAAGGCTCCGAAACTCGTGACGCGCGACATGTTGAAACTGATGGAGCCGGGAACGGTGATGGTGGACGTTGCGATTGACCAGGGAGGGTGCTTCGAGACGTCGCGCCCGACGACGCACGAGGATCCGGTCTACTACGTGGACGGTATTCTGCACTATTGCGTGGCGAATATTCCGGGGGCCGTGCCGCGGACCTCGACGCTGGCGCTGACCAACGCAACGCTTCCCTACGTGCTGCAATTGGCCGACAAGGGCTGGCAGCGGGCCGCGCGTGAGAATGCGGAGCTGGCGCTGGGGCTGAACGTGGTTTCGGGCAAGGTGGTCTACCGGCCGGTAGCCGAGGCCTGGGGGCTTTCCTACGAGCCTCTGAGCCTCTGA
- a CDS encoding TonB-dependent receptor produces the protein MSNGHFSLLAIVMVGLSYPMTSAAQQHPDDAYYPYAGREERPVRLQTDTTLFYRAIQGPADLYGISTDFTLPGVALARRGCGYASERTQLSGIDISYRYLGLMRLLGAEEQRIAGLQSSPAPFGGAVSTTQLHFPAGEPLQPYLVSVRFSDRNYRFGSRVAATRRLGHGWQLTAAADFRTGRDLHVEGVFTNALTAGVCLTRRWDKQGELSLVCIVPTSVRGTRLTTSEEAFQLTGDRLYNPAWGYQDGRVRNSRVRRETLPLAAAVWERQLTASTRLSASAGVEAGKSRYSMLGWYDARTPMPDNYRYLPSYTGDRATEQAWLTRDPRYTQIDWDELIRENRMAGGEAVYALEDRVERLWDATLHLSFSTEAERRLTLRYGAQLQLDDRRNYKQMRDLLEADYLTDIDQFLVDDDTYGTLLQNDLRHPDRKIRRGDRFAYDYSLTTRSAEVYLQADYRTDRFRGEVLLAVGSGAVSRRGHYEKELFPGSQSFGRSRVMRFSPYRLKFSGGWSFTPRHYVELSLLAAAEIPDAEDLFYQPLYNNRTLTDAKAGRTYGAELTYRLTGPTVNLQTSLFALLRLDGSQTLRYYDDMSYVYCDLAVTGIGIRSLGIETAAEIRLSDRWRLTLAASAGSYRYVRDPRVEVLSDVDNTPVDRGSASRMGGCRVGGAPAVTASAELSWFGRRGWGIHASAGYAAERYVEPMALRRTDRLAGQGGITQEAFAAFTHQERLPDAFTLDASLFRSFWFERSRLTVALLLRNLLGDSDMVYSGYESLRVRRIRSGDATFYTPQATRYSYVPPRSFYVTVSCRF, from the coding sequence ATGTCGAACGGGCATTTTTCTCTGCTGGCCATCGTCATGGTGGGGTTGTCATACCCCATGACGTCCGCGGCCCAGCAGCATCCCGACGATGCATATTATCCCTATGCCGGGCGGGAGGAGCGACCTGTTCGGCTCCAGACCGATACGACACTCTTCTACCGGGCGATTCAGGGTCCGGCGGATCTCTATGGCATCTCCACCGATTTTACGCTTCCGGGAGTGGCCCTTGCCCGTCGGGGGTGCGGCTATGCGTCGGAACGGACGCAGCTTTCCGGAATCGACATCTCCTATCGTTATCTCGGGCTGATGCGTCTGCTGGGCGCCGAGGAGCAGCGTATTGCGGGACTTCAGAGCTCACCGGCCCCTTTCGGGGGCGCCGTCTCCACGACGCAGCTCCACTTTCCGGCCGGCGAACCGCTCCAGCCCTATCTGGTTTCGGTGCGCTTCTCCGACCGCAACTACCGTTTCGGTTCGCGTGTGGCGGCCACCCGCCGCCTGGGTCACGGCTGGCAACTGACGGCCGCCGCGGACTTCCGCACGGGCCGGGACCTGCACGTCGAGGGGGTCTTCACGAATGCCCTGACCGCGGGAGTGTGCTTGACGCGCCGCTGGGATAAGCAGGGCGAACTTTCGCTCGTCTGCATCGTCCCGACCTCCGTGCGGGGCACCCGCCTCACGACCTCGGAGGAGGCCTTTCAGCTGACGGGCGACCGGCTCTATAATCCCGCCTGGGGCTATCAGGACGGCCGGGTGCGCAATTCGCGGGTCCGGCGCGAGACGCTTCCGCTGGCCGCGGCCGTGTGGGAGCGGCAGCTCACCGCTTCAACGCGGCTTTCGGCCTCGGCGGGCGTTGAGGCGGGCAAGAGCCGCTACAGCATGCTGGGGTGGTACGACGCGCGCACGCCGATGCCGGACAACTACCGCTACCTGCCGAGCTATACGGGCGACCGGGCCACCGAGCAGGCGTGGCTGACGCGGGATCCCCGTTATACGCAGATCGACTGGGACGAACTGATCCGCGAGAACCGCATGGCGGGCGGCGAGGCGGTCTATGCGCTGGAGGACCGAGTCGAGCGGCTTTGGGACGCGACGCTTCACCTCAGCTTCTCGACGGAGGCCGAACGTCGCCTGACGCTTCGCTACGGGGCGCAGCTGCAACTCGACGACCGCCGCAACTACAAGCAGATGCGCGATCTGCTCGAGGCGGACTACCTCACGGATATCGACCAGTTTCTGGTTGACGACGACACCTACGGCACGCTGCTTCAGAACGACCTGCGCCATCCCGACCGGAAGATCCGTCGGGGTGACCGCTTCGCCTATGACTATTCGCTCACCACGCGCTCGGCCGAGGTGTATCTGCAGGCCGACTACCGTACGGACCGCTTTCGGGGCGAGGTGCTGCTGGCTGTCGGTAGCGGGGCCGTCAGCCGCCGGGGCCACTACGAGAAGGAGCTCTTTCCGGGCAGCCAGTCCTTCGGACGCTCACGGGTCATGCGCTTTTCGCCCTACCGGCTGAAATTCTCGGGCGGTTGGTCCTTCACGCCGCGCCACTACGTCGAGCTGTCGCTGCTGGCCGCAGCGGAGATCCCCGACGCCGAAGATCTCTTCTACCAGCCGCTCTACAACAACCGCACGCTCACCGATGCAAAGGCCGGGCGCACATATGGCGCCGAGTTGACCTACCGCCTGACGGGCCCGACCGTCAACCTTCAGACGTCGCTTTTTGCGTTGTTGCGGCTTGACGGCTCGCAGACTCTCCGCTATTACGATGACATGTCCTACGTCTATTGCGACCTGGCCGTCACCGGGATCGGAATTCGGAGTCTGGGTATCGAGACGGCAGCGGAGATTCGTCTGTCGGATCGTTGGCGGCTGACGCTTGCGGCCTCGGCGGGGAGTTATCGGTATGTCCGGGATCCGCGTGTTGAGGTGCTCTCCGACGTGGACAATACGCCGGTCGACCGGGGTTCGGCGAGCCGGATGGGTGGATGCCGGGTAGGCGGGGCTCCTGCCGTGACCGCCTCGGCCGAACTTTCGTGGTTCGGGCGTCGGGGGTGGGGGATCCACGCCTCGGCGGGGTATGCCGCGGAGCGCTACGTCGAGCCGATGGCGCTACGGCGTACCGATCGGCTGGCCGGCCAGGGCGGCATCACGCAGGAAGCCTTCGCTGCCTTCACGCACCAGGAGCGGCTGCCGGATGCCTTCACGCTCGATGCATCGCTCTTCAGGAGCTTCTGGTTCGAGCGTTCGCGGCTGACTGTGGCGCTGCTGCTTCGCAATCTGCTGGGCGATTCCGATATGGTCTACAGCGGTTACGAATCGCTGCGCGTGCGGCGGATCCGGAGCGGCGATGCGACCTTCTACACGCCGCAGGCGACGCGTTACAGCTACGTGCCACCGCGGTCGTTCTACGTGACGGTCTCCTGCCGATTCTGA
- a CDS encoding DUF4876 domain-containing protein, whose translation MKKLTLICFVMFSAACTSFGSDPYGRSVRSLHVAVSYPEEYADYLREGVAVTLSDRNSGNVYTALTDAAGDVDFRVSAGHYKLSVLDLADEESVFNGSVELVDLSSGDQNLTVALSYSKPGTVIIKEIYSGGCPQDYPSTGTYTNDKYIILHNNSFETQYLDGLCLSTVAPYNSSATNNPWTTTDATGNLVFQDFAPVPDCVWQFPGSGEDYPLAPGDDAVIAYHGVDHTQTYSMSVNLNRKGYFVLYDLLNYPGTTTYPTPAPGDQIDEAHYLKMLKKTGKSSAYVISNNSPAIIIFRAPEGDDLTSYLASKDSETQVGSLLYTMIPWDWVIDGVEVIDKTGATRTKRLRADIDAAGVEFSAMSQGHTLHRRLNETTTASAGFDVYYDTNNSSNDFYERETQSLREGL comes from the coding sequence ATGAAGAAGCTGACACTTATCTGTTTTGTGATGTTTTCGGCGGCCTGCACGTCGTTCGGAAGTGATCCCTACGGGCGTTCGGTCCGCAGCCTGCATGTGGCGGTGAGCTACCCGGAGGAGTATGCGGACTACCTGCGCGAGGGTGTTGCGGTGACTCTTTCCGACCGCAATTCGGGCAATGTCTATACGGCGCTGACCGATGCTGCGGGAGATGTTGATTTCCGCGTTTCGGCGGGCCACTACAAGCTTTCGGTGCTGGACCTTGCCGATGAAGAGTCGGTTTTCAACGGTTCGGTGGAGCTGGTGGATCTTTCGTCCGGGGACCAGAACCTGACCGTTGCACTGTCGTACTCCAAGCCGGGTACGGTCATCATCAAGGAGATCTACTCGGGCGGCTGCCCGCAGGATTACCCCTCGACGGGAACCTATACCAACGACAAGTACATCATCCTGCACAACAATTCGTTTGAGACGCAATATCTCGATGGATTGTGTCTGAGTACCGTAGCGCCCTATAACTCGTCGGCGACGAACAACCCGTGGACGACGACCGATGCGACGGGCAATCTGGTTTTCCAGGATTTCGCTCCGGTTCCGGACTGCGTCTGGCAGTTTCCGGGCAGCGGGGAGGATTATCCGCTGGCACCGGGCGATGATGCGGTGATCGCCTACCACGGCGTGGACCACACGCAGACCTACTCGATGTCGGTGAATCTGAACCGCAAGGGCTATTTCGTCCTCTACGATCTGCTGAACTATCCGGGAACGACGACCTACCCGACGCCGGCTCCGGGCGACCAGATCGACGAGGCGCACTACCTGAAGATGCTCAAGAAGACGGGCAAGAGCAGCGCTTATGTGATATCGAACAATTCGCCGGCGATCATCATCTTCCGGGCCCCGGAGGGGGATGATCTGACGTCGTATCTGGCGTCGAAGGATTCGGAGACGCAGGTCGGATCGCTGCTCTATACGATGATTCCGTGGGACTGGGTCATCGACGGTGTTGAGGTGATCGACAAGACGGGAGCGACGCGCACCAAGCGTCTGCGGGCGGACATCGACGCCGCGGGTGTGGAGTTTTCGGCCATGTCGCAGGGACATACGCTTCACCGTCGGCTGAACGAGACGACCACTGCATCGGCCGGTTTTGACGTCTATTACGATACGAACAACTCGTCGAACGACTTCTATGAGCGGGAGACACAATCGCTGCGAGAGGGCTTATGA
- a CDS encoding TonB-dependent receptor domain-containing protein — MRRYLLLLVLFWALPTALIAQQYNVSGRVLVKGGGKKPTPIGLAVVELPKAGLWAVADNEGNFSVKNVPAGKVLFSVSCLGYVTTLTEVEVHRDLDSLCLYAPEDNLKLESVVVTAREATNAMATSRTIEGNAINHLQMVNVSDISTLLPGGKTVNPDLMENNTFSLRDGGSTAGNASFGTAVEVDGVRLSTNASLGDLTGVSTRNISSTSIESVEVITGVPSAEYGDISSGMVKISTRKGRTPYMLVLSTNPRTKQIAASKGFDLGDDRGVLNSNIEYTRATKNPTSPYTSYSRTGLSLNYQNTFAKVLRFDFGVSANVGGMNSEDDPDVQAGEWEKDRDNALRANTSLKWLLNRKAITSVDFDASINYADNLTRIHTYNTSSTMSPAVHATDEGYFVADLLPSTYYTTQCVDSKELDYAANLKATWIRSWGDIHSNAKVGVSWRADGNVGQGAYYEDPALAPNGYRPRPYTDIPYMHNLAAYLEETLTLPVGSGSVQLMAGLRAEKTFIKGSRYDKTQSLSPRLNLKYRITDWLTIRGGWGLTDKLPSFKILYPDPNYLDRQVYGVSYGGQSLYVFHTRPYEIMYNPDLRWQRNRNSEVGVDLRIGGTSISLVGYFNRTKYPFELKNEYEPYTYRLSSLPTTTPDGEPFTMPTHPLFKVDSQTGEMFIRDADNLSQGWILMTGSDKQTFVRNTYQSNGSPVDRMGLEFVFDFPEIRPLRTQLRLDGAYGYTKYINTGEAWYYPSVTTGGNFYPYVGIYADNGSNSTITYNGTKTHSLDANLTATTHLPSIRMIISLRLEASLLKRSQHLSEYNGEEYAFNVDENRNPTGGSIYDGNSYTAIWPIAYIDQSGERHPFTDAERNNPDFASLLLRSANTYAFNEDGYDPYFSANLSITKEIGDHVSISFYANNFTNSRPFMRSYATGVRVVFTPSFYYGLTVRLKF, encoded by the coding sequence ATGAGACGATATCTACTCCTGTTGGTATTGTTTTGGGCATTACCGACTGCCTTAATTGCACAGCAATACAACGTGTCGGGACGCGTACTGGTCAAGGGGGGGGGAAAGAAACCGACCCCGATCGGGCTGGCCGTCGTGGAGCTTCCGAAGGCGGGTTTGTGGGCCGTAGCGGACAACGAGGGAAACTTTTCGGTGAAGAACGTACCGGCGGGCAAGGTGCTCTTTTCGGTCTCGTGCCTGGGCTACGTGACGACGCTTACGGAGGTTGAGGTTCACCGCGATCTGGATTCGTTGTGCCTCTACGCCCCGGAGGACAACCTCAAGCTGGAGAGTGTGGTGGTTACGGCGCGTGAGGCGACCAACGCCATGGCGACCTCGCGTACGATCGAGGGGAATGCCATCAACCACCTGCAGATGGTCAACGTGTCGGACATCTCGACGCTGCTTCCTGGCGGCAAGACGGTGAATCCGGACCTGATGGAGAACAACACTTTTTCGCTGCGCGACGGCGGTTCGACGGCGGGCAATGCCTCGTTCGGAACGGCCGTAGAGGTGGATGGCGTACGCCTGTCGACCAACGCTTCGCTGGGGGACCTGACGGGCGTCAGTACACGCAACATCTCCTCGACGTCGATCGAATCGGTCGAGGTGATCACGGGCGTTCCGTCGGCCGAGTACGGGGATATTTCGTCGGGTATGGTGAAGATCTCGACGCGCAAGGGTCGCACGCCCTACATGCTGGTTCTCTCGACCAATCCGCGGACCAAGCAGATTGCCGCCTCGAAGGGTTTTGATCTGGGCGACGACCGCGGAGTGCTGAATTCGAACATCGAGTATACGCGGGCGACGAAGAATCCGACCTCGCCCTATACCTCCTATTCGCGCACGGGGCTTTCGCTCAACTACCAGAATACCTTTGCGAAGGTGCTGCGCTTTGATTTCGGGGTTTCGGCCAACGTGGGCGGCATGAACTCGGAGGATGATCCCGACGTGCAGGCTGGCGAGTGGGAGAAGGACCGAGACAATGCCCTGCGGGCCAATACGTCGCTCAAGTGGCTGCTCAACCGCAAGGCGATCACGAGTGTGGATTTCGACGCCTCGATCAACTATGCGGACAATCTTACGCGGATCCATACCTATAATACGAGTTCGACGATGAGTCCGGCGGTCCACGCGACGGACGAGGGTTACTTTGTAGCGGACCTGCTTCCGTCGACCTACTATACGACGCAGTGTGTCGATTCGAAGGAGCTGGACTATGCGGCCAATCTCAAGGCGACGTGGATCCGCAGTTGGGGAGACATTCACAGCAATGCCAAGGTGGGCGTATCGTGGCGAGCCGACGGCAACGTGGGCCAGGGGGCCTACTACGAGGATCCGGCGCTGGCGCCGAACGGCTACCGTCCTCGGCCCTATACCGACATTCCGTACATGCACAATCTGGCGGCCTACCTTGAGGAGACGCTGACACTGCCCGTGGGCAGCGGATCGGTGCAGCTGATGGCGGGACTGCGTGCGGAGAAGACCTTCATCAAGGGGTCGCGCTACGACAAGACGCAGAGCCTCTCTCCGCGACTGAACCTGAAGTACCGCATTACGGACTGGCTGACGATCCGCGGCGGGTGGGGTCTGACCGACAAACTGCCGTCGTTCAAGATTCTCTACCCGGACCCGAACTATCTCGACCGTCAGGTCTACGGCGTTTCGTACGGCGGCCAGAGCCTCTACGTTTTCCACACGCGGCCCTATGAGATCATGTACAATCCCGACCTGCGTTGGCAGCGGAACCGCAATTCGGAGGTGGGTGTCGATCTGCGCATCGGCGGGACGTCGATTTCGCTGGTTGGCTACTTCAACCGCACGAAATACCCCTTTGAGCTCAAGAACGAGTACGAACCCTATACCTACCGGCTGAGTTCGCTGCCGACGACCACACCGGACGGCGAACCCTTCACGATGCCGACCCATCCGCTCTTCAAGGTGGACAGCCAGACGGGCGAGATGTTTATCCGCGATGCGGACAACCTGTCGCAGGGATGGATCCTGATGACGGGGAGCGACAAGCAGACCTTTGTTCGGAACACCTACCAGAGCAACGGATCGCCGGTCGACCGCATGGGACTGGAGTTTGTCTTCGACTTTCCGGAGATCCGGCCCCTGCGGACGCAGCTTCGGCTCGACGGAGCCTATGGCTATACGAAGTACATCAATACGGGTGAGGCGTGGTACTATCCGAGTGTCACGACGGGCGGAAACTTCTACCCCTACGTGGGCATCTACGCCGACAACGGGAGCAACTCGACGATCACCTACAACGGCACGAAGACCCACTCCCTGGATGCGAACCTGACGGCGACGACGCACCTGCCGTCGATCCGGATGATCATCTCGCTGCGGCTGGAGGCGTCGCTTCTTAAGCGTTCGCAGCACCTTTCGGAGTATAACGGCGAGGAGTACGCCTTCAACGTCGACGAGAACCGCAATCCGACGGGTGGGAGCATCTACGACGGCAACAGCTATACGGCCATCTGGCCGATTGCCTATATCGACCAGTCGGGCGAGCGGCATCCCTTTACGGATGCCGAGCGGAACAATCCCGATTTTGCGTCGCTGCTGCTGCGTTCGGCCAACACGTACGCCTTTAACGAAGATGGCTACGACCCCTATTTTTCGGCCAATCTGAGCATAACGAAGGAGATCGGCGACCATGTGTCGATTTCGTTCTACGCCAATAACTTCACCAATTCGCGACCGTTCATGCGCTCCTATGCGACGGGAGTACGGGTGGTCTTCACCCCGTCGTTCTACTACGGCCTGACGGTACGCCTCAAATTCTGA
- a CDS encoding aminoacyl-histidine dipeptidase: protein MSAISTLEPRLVWEQFDAITQVPRPSKKEGKIIDFLVRFAQEHGIEYQKDAIGNVVMRKPATPGYEDRPAVILQSHMDMVCEKNSDVEFDFENDPIRTRIDGEWVKAEGTTLGADCGIGMAAALAVLLDAEVQHGPLEALFTVDEETGLTGAFELGEGMLTGKYLINLDSEDEGELFIGCAGGIDTIATFHCTMEPAPKNYSFFRVDVSDLLGGHSGDDIDKGRVNSNKMVARLLWDGMQSCELRLSYFSGGNLRNAIPREAYAIFGVPTRLKGDFEKRYRLFAADLEAEFRFREPNFKITLNEMPEVEEVLDARTQFGLVYSLVGVPNGVVAMSFAVPGLVETSTNLASVKFEGRDRIVVTSSQRSSVESAKTYVMQMVESVFALAGADVAHSDGYPGWTPNPTSHLLKVTEEAYRRLFATDPKVRAIHAGLECGLFLEKYPDLEMVSFGPTLRGVHSPDERLEISTVMKFWQLLCETLRTL from the coding sequence ATGTCAGCAATCTCAACCCTTGAACCGCGCCTGGTATGGGAGCAGTTCGACGCCATCACCCAGGTACCGCGCCCCTCGAAGAAGGAGGGCAAGATCATCGATTTTCTGGTTCGTTTCGCCCAGGAACACGGGATCGAGTATCAGAAGGATGCCATCGGCAACGTGGTGATGCGCAAGCCGGCGACGCCGGGCTATGAGGATCGTCCGGCGGTGATTCTTCAGTCGCACATGGATATGGTGTGCGAGAAGAATTCGGACGTGGAGTTCGACTTCGAGAACGACCCGATCCGCACGCGCATCGACGGCGAGTGGGTGAAGGCCGAAGGGACGACACTGGGCGCCGACTGCGGCATCGGCATGGCGGCGGCGCTGGCCGTGCTGCTCGACGCGGAGGTGCAGCACGGACCGCTTGAGGCGCTGTTCACCGTCGACGAGGAGACGGGCCTCACCGGAGCCTTCGAGCTGGGCGAGGGAATGCTCACGGGCAAATACCTCATCAACCTCGATTCGGAGGACGAGGGCGAGCTTTTCATCGGTTGCGCCGGCGGCATCGACACCATTGCCACGTTCCACTGTACGATGGAGCCGGCCCCGAAGAACTATTCGTTCTTCCGCGTGGATGTCTCGGATCTGCTGGGCGGCCACTCGGGTGACGACATCGACAAGGGCCGTGTCAATTCGAACAAGATGGTGGCGCGTCTGCTGTGGGACGGGATGCAGTCGTGCGAGCTGCGGCTGAGCTATTTCAGCGGCGGCAACCTGCGCAATGCGATTCCGCGTGAGGCTTACGCCATCTTCGGAGTTCCGACGCGTCTGAAGGGCGATTTCGAGAAACGCTACCGGCTCTTTGCGGCGGATCTCGAGGCGGAGTTCCGTTTCCGGGAGCCGAATTTCAAGATTACGCTCAACGAGATGCCCGAGGTGGAGGAGGTGCTCGACGCGCGGACGCAGTTCGGACTGGTCTACTCGCTGGTTGGGGTTCCGAACGGCGTGGTAGCCATGTCGTTTGCGGTTCCGGGTCTGGTGGAGACGTCGACGAACCTGGCTTCGGTGAAGTTCGAGGGTCGCGACCGCATCGTGGTGACCTCGTCGCAGCGCTCGTCGGTCGAGAGTGCCAAGACCTACGTGATGCAGATGGTCGAGTCGGTCTTCGCGCTGGCGGGAGCTGACGTGGCCCATTCGGACGGCTATCCGGGCTGGACGCCGAATCCGACGTCGCACCTGCTGAAGGTGACCGAGGAGGCCTACCGGCGTCTTTTCGCCACGGATCCGAAGGTTCGTGCGATCCACGCCGGACTGGAGTGCGGGCTCTTCCTGGAGAAGTATCCCGATCTGGAGATGGTGTCGTTCGGTCCGACGCTGCGGGGTGTCCACTCGCCCGACGAGCGGCTGGAGATCTCTACGGTCATGAAGTTCTGGCAGCTGCTTTGCGAGACGCTTCGGACGCTCTGA
- a CDS encoding porin, which produces MPVSVSPTAAVPTTPTARASAISATAPAAPAASSASAPASAVKEPTFTVQLHGTVRAKFEYQPDLGKSRFEVRNARFSLSGQVTPLVNYKAEIDLSDEGSIKMLDAYARLNLLQRRLRFTIGQMRVPFTIDAHRSPHEQYFANRSFIAKQAGNVRDVGATLAWSFGRRVPVTLEGGLFNGSGLTNQKDYWTRSFNYSAKARFRFAERVNLSLSIQKTHPDLVDIHMYDIGAYYENSLWHIEGEYLRKNYASEAFPGVNVVDAFVCRNFPLRSRALRQISVLARYDYMSDHSTGIAGAGGVLLVDDPERHRVTGGLTFSLGLPFRADIRVNYEAYFYRPTAEPDLSEQDKFVAEFMVRF; this is translated from the coding sequence ATGCCCGTTTCGGTTTCCCCGACCGCCGCTGTTCCGACGACTCCGACTGCTCGGGCATCTGCGATTTCTGCCACGGCCCCTGCGGCCCCTGCGGCTTCGTCCGCATCGGCCCCGGCTTCGGCGGTCAAGGAGCCGACCTTCACGGTGCAGCTCCACGGAACGGTGCGGGCGAAATTCGAGTACCAGCCCGACCTGGGGAAGAGCCGCTTCGAGGTGCGCAACGCGCGCTTCAGCCTTTCGGGCCAGGTGACTCCGCTGGTGAACTACAAGGCGGAGATTGACCTTTCGGACGAGGGTTCGATCAAGATGCTGGATGCCTACGCACGGTTGAACCTGCTGCAGCGGCGTCTGCGGTTCACGATCGGCCAGATGCGCGTACCCTTTACGATCGACGCCCACCGCTCGCCCCACGAACAGTACTTTGCCAACCGCTCGTTCATTGCCAAACAGGCGGGCAACGTGCGTGACGTGGGTGCGACGCTGGCGTGGAGCTTCGGCCGGCGGGTTCCGGTGACGCTCGAAGGGGGGCTCTTCAACGGCTCGGGGCTGACCAATCAGAAGGACTACTGGACGCGGTCGTTCAACTATTCGGCCAAGGCGCGCTTCCGCTTTGCCGAGCGGGTGAACCTTTCGCTGAGCATCCAGAAGACCCACCCGGATCTGGTCGACATCCACATGTACGACATCGGCGCCTACTACGAGAATAGCCTGTGGCACATCGAGGGGGAGTACCTGCGCAAGAACTACGCATCGGAGGCCTTCCCCGGGGTGAATGTCGTGGATGCCTTCGTGTGCCGGAACTTTCCGCTGCGAAGCCGGGCGCTGCGCCAGATTTCGGTGCTGGCGCGCTACGACTATATGTCGGACCACAGCACGGGTATTGCCGGAGCGGGAGGCGTGCTGCTTGTCGACGATCCCGAACGCCACCGGGTGACCGGCGGTCTGACCTTCAGCCTGGGTCTTCCCTTCCGGGCCGACATCCGCGTCAACTACGAGGCCTACTTCTACCGTCCGACGGCTGAGCCGGACCTCTCCGAGCAGGACAAGTTCGTAGCGGAGTTCATGGTTCGCTTCTGA
- the ispF gene encoding 2-C-methyl-D-erythritol 2,4-cyclodiphosphate synthase codes for MTDFRIGHGYDVHALADGLRLVLGGVEIPHSKGCVAHSDGDVAIHALCDALLGAAALGDIGLHFPDTSDEFRGIDSRRLLRRVAEMVREKGYRIGNVDCTIRMQRPKLRPYIDRMRETLAADMGIDPDRVSVKATTTERLGFEGREEGVSVSAVALIFRN; via the coding sequence ATGACAGATTTCAGAATCGGACACGGATATGATGTCCATGCGCTGGCCGACGGGCTGCGCCTCGTTTTGGGAGGAGTGGAGATCCCTCACTCGAAGGGTTGCGTCGCCCATTCGGACGGCGATGTGGCCATTCACGCCCTGTGTGACGCCCTGCTCGGTGCCGCCGCCCTTGGTGACATTGGCCTCCATTTCCCCGACACGTCGGACGAGTTCCGAGGAATCGACTCCCGCCGGCTGCTGCGCCGCGTCGCGGAGATGGTCCGCGAAAAGGGCTATCGGATCGGGAATGTCGACTGCACCATCCGCATGCAGCGACCCAAGCTGCGCCCCTACATCGACCGCATGCGCGAAACACTGGCCGCCGACATGGGCATCGACCCGGACCGCGTCTCGGTCAAGGCCACGACCACCGAACGGCTCGGATTCGAAGGACGCGAAGAGGGCGTCTCGGTCTCGGCCGTGGCACTCATCTTCCGAAATTGA